From Medicago truncatula cultivar Jemalong A17 chromosome 7, MtrunA17r5.0-ANR, whole genome shotgun sequence, a single genomic window includes:
- the LOC11432370 gene encoding RNA polymerase sigma factor sigF, chloroplastic, with protein MFSPSTPFPSRILPSPSVMMPPHDQAAPALSSWPTTFPTSVLLQEHRDEYKPLLHTCNEDNKPPQATLNTRVTDMTSICEKIITGDGDGDGHVDVSVHNCMHQLHLRCHLQNLLASSPEEDFVSSSSSSSSSSTMLPADGFQWDALTLAKQALSASKQAAAVAQELKLVKIDDDDSLPLGLADSSLGKNKIVRSIRLKERRSKQRKVSNSKVLDDEMYLTKKSNVQRRLRLEKKLKEGLDGNHALRLFLWSPETKQLLSIEEESQLIAQIQDLFKLKETKIKLQSHFGREPTLAEWADGVGLSCRDLQKRLHCGNRSKDKLIHANLRLVVHIAKYYQGRGLSLQDLLQEGSMGLMRSVEKFKPQAGCRFSTYAYWWIRQTIRRALFLHSKTIRLPENFYALLGKIAEAKKSYIKEGNLHPTKEEIAKRVGITVDRLEMLLFSTRTPLSMERAVWADSDTTFQEITADSSIEIPNVCVAKQLMRSHVRNLLGILPPKERKVLRLRFGIEDGYEKSLTEIGKVLGVCKERVRQLESQALNKLKQCLVSQQLDAYVDLIV; from the exons ATGTTTTCTCCGTCTACACCATTCCCTTCTAGAATTCTTCCTTCCCCTTCAG TTATGATGCCTCCTCATGACCAAGCTGCTCCTGCACTTTCTTCTTGGCCTACTACTTTTCCTACCTCCGTTCTTTTACAAGAGCATCGCGATGAGTATAAGCCGCTACTTCATACGTGTAATGAAGACAACAAACCACCCCAG GCAACCTTAAACACAAGGGTAACAGATATGACCTCTATTTGTGAGAAAATCATTACCGGCGATGGCGATGGCGATGGCCATGTTGATGTGTCCGTGCATAACTGTATGCATCAGTTGCATCTTCGGTGTCATTTACAGAACTT ATTGGCTTCTTCACCTGAAGAggattttgtttcttcttcttcttcttcttcttcttcttcaactatGCTGCCTGCTGATGGTTTCCAATGGGATGCACTTACTCTTGCTAAGCAAGCTCTATCAGCCTCAAAACAAGCCGCTGCAGTTGCTCAAGAGTTGAAATTGGTTAAAATTGACGATGATGATTCACTACCTCTTGG ACTGGCCGACTCTTCACTTGGAAAGAACAAAATCGTGAGGTCAATACGGCTTAAAGAAAGACGATCTAAACAGAGAAAAGTGTCTAACTCAAAAGTTCTCGATGACGAAATGTACCTTACTAAAAAGTCCAATGTACAAAGAAGGTTACGTTTAgagaaaaagttgaaagaagGACTTGACGGAAACCATGCTCTGCGCTTGTTCTTATGGAGTCCTGAAACAAAGCAACTTTTGAGCATTGAAGAAGAATCTCAATTGATTGCTCAAATACAG gatttatttaaattgaaagaaacaaagatCAAACTTCAGTCTCATTTTGGAAGGGAACCAACTTTGGCTGAATGGGCAGATGGTGTGGGCCTTAGCTGTCGTGACCTTCAGAAACGACTTCATTGTGGTAACAGAAGCAAAGATAAACTGATTCATGCCAACTTACGCCTGGTAGTTCACATTGCTAAATATTACCAGGGGCGTGGTCTCAGCCTTCAGGACTTATTGCAG GAGGGAAGTATGGGCCTTATGAGGAGTGTCGAAAAGTTCAAACCCCAAGCTGGTTGCCGGTTCAGTACTTATGCTTACTGGTGGATAAGGCAAACAATAAGGAGGGCCTTATTTCTGCATTCCAAAACAATTCGTCTGCCG GAGAATTTCTACGCCCTTTTGGGCAAGATTGCGGAAGCAAAGAAATCATACATTAAAGAAGGAAATCTTCACCCCACCAAAGAAGAAATAGCAAAGCGAGTAGGAATTACAGTAGATAGGTTGGAAATGTTGCTATTTTCTACAAGAACTCCACTTTCGATGGAGCGAGCTGTATGGGCAGACTCGGACACAACTTTCCAG GAGATTACTGCAGACTCATCAATTGAGATCCCAAATGTATGTGTTGCAAAACAACTAATGAGGAGCCATGTACGCAACCTCCTAGGTATTTTGCCTCCAAAAGAAAGGAAGGTACTCAGGCTAAGATTTGGTATTGAAGATGGTTATGAGAAATCTTTGACAGAAATTGGCAAGGTGTTGGGTGTGTGTAAGGAGAGGGTCAGACAATTGGAGAGCCAAGCGTTGAACAAGCTCAAGCAGTGCCTTGTTAGTCAACAACTTGATGCATATGTAGACTTAATAGTATAG
- the LOC11420965 gene encoding uncharacterized protein — protein MAVKEISSTRNQNSTHQHQEQEGCDPCKSFGQKCSHLVKKQRAKFYILRRCIAMLLCHHERSEH, from the coding sequence ATGGCAGTAAAGGAAATTAGCAGCACAAGGAACCAAAATAGTACTCATCAGCATCAAGAACAAGAAGGGTGTGATCCGTGCAAGTCTTTTGGCCAAAAGTGTAGTCACTTGGTCAAGAAACAGCGTGCAAAATTCTACATTCTTCGCCGTTGCATCGCCATGCTTTTGTGTCATCATGAGCGTTCTGAGCATTGA